A single window of Chloracidobacterium sp. DNA harbors:
- a CDS encoding aminotransferase class V-fold PLP-dependent enzyme: protein MHNVDIDLVEMSLDVIKFAIGRISDTDPKLGFPKTAAELRSLVGETITPAGIGGEKAFELFRDVLIKASIPIDHPRHLAFVPASPTRSAVLFDLVTSAASVHGAYWLEGAGCIFAENQAMEWLVKLTGMPEPAFGVFTSGGTAANLSAMVAAREHWRSVDPSKARSRGIVITSNGAHSSVSAMAKVIDADVLMVETEDRLDGSHLETALNNMSPIDRERIFAIIATAGTTNSGIIDDLAGIADVCGKFGLWFHVDAAYGGAAMAVKSVRPLFNGIERADSVTIDPHKWLFSPYDCGAVLYRDPALAKRAHSQEGSYLDIFSDDGYRGFNPSDYQIQLTRRVRGLPLWFSLAMHGTDRYEQAISRGIELAQIAGRMIVDAEHTELVREPALSCVLYRRKGWSADDYRDWTIRNHKAGFALVAPTKWRNPAGVETVSRFCFINPDTTEKDIADILDSMK from the coding sequence ATGCATAACGTAGACATTGACCTTGTCGAGATGTCGCTGGACGTCATCAAGTTTGCCATTGGACGCATTTCTGATACAGACCCTAAATTGGGTTTCCCGAAGACGGCTGCCGAACTTCGGTCATTAGTCGGTGAAACGATAACACCGGCCGGAATCGGTGGTGAAAAGGCGTTCGAACTGTTTCGTGACGTACTTATAAAGGCAAGTATTCCGATCGACCATCCGCGCCATTTGGCGTTTGTCCCAGCCTCGCCAACTCGTTCCGCCGTATTATTTGATCTTGTGACCTCGGCAGCGAGTGTGCACGGCGCCTATTGGCTCGAAGGTGCGGGATGCATATTTGCGGAAAATCAGGCAATGGAATGGCTCGTCAAGCTCACCGGAATGCCGGAGCCTGCCTTCGGAGTTTTCACCAGCGGCGGAACTGCGGCAAATCTCTCCGCGATGGTCGCTGCCCGTGAACATTGGCGTAGTGTCGATCCGTCAAAAGCTCGGTCACGCGGCATAGTCATCACCTCAAATGGTGCCCACTCATCGGTCAGTGCGATGGCCAAGGTTATCGACGCCGATGTGCTAATGGTCGAAACTGAGGACCGCCTCGACGGATCTCATCTGGAGACCGCTCTCAATAATATGTCGCCGATCGACCGCGAACGCATCTTTGCTATCATCGCGACCGCCGGCACGACCAACTCAGGGATCATCGACGATCTCGCCGGCATTGCGGACGTATGCGGCAAATTTGGACTATGGTTTCACGTTGACGCCGCGTACGGCGGTGCCGCGATGGCAGTCAAGTCGGTCCGGCCTCTTTTTAATGGTATTGAAAGAGCAGACAGTGTCACGATCGATCCGCACAAATGGCTGTTTTCGCCGTATGATTGTGGCGCCGTCCTTTACCGCGATCCGGCACTTGCCAAACGGGCCCACTCACAGGAAGGCTCGTATTTGGATATTTTCAGTGATGATGGTTACCGCGGGTTCAACCCATCTGATTATCAAATACAGTTGACCCGTCGCGTTCGCGGTTTGCCGCTCTGGTTCTCACTGGCGATGCACGGCACTGACCGGTACGAACAGGCGATCAGCCGGGGGATCGAACTGGCCCAGATCGCCGGACGGATGATCGTGGACGCAGAACACACCGAGTTGGTTCGTGAGCCCGCACTTTCGTGCGTTTTGTATCGGCGAAAAGGTTGGTCAGCGGACGACTATCGTGATTGGACCATTCGAAATCATAAAGCCGGCTTTGCGCTTGTTGCTCCTACCAAATGGCGCAACCCCGCAGGCGTCGAAACTGTTTCGAGGTTTTGCTTTATCAATCCTGACACGACGGAAAAGGATATTGCGGACATCCTGGATTCGATGAAATAA
- a CDS encoding amidohydrolase translates to MLKIDVHTHILPRDIPAWKGKFGYGGFISLDHYKPCCATMVRDDGKAFRDVGENCWSAEKRIEECDASGVTVQVLSTVPVMFSYWAKPADGAEIARFLNDHIAEIVGKYPMRFVGLGTLPMQDTELAIRELERCKQIGLAGVQIGTNVNQLNLSEPQFFEIFAACDRLGMAIFVHPWDMAGEADMQKYWLPWLVGMPAEVSRAICSLIFSGVLERLPNLRICFAHGGGAFPATIGRIEHGINVRPDLFPDNPHGPRKYLSNLYFDSLVHDAATLEYLVDLVGSGRIALGTDYPFPLGELEPGKLIGSMPYDDATKAELFSGTALSWLGLESDRFV, encoded by the coding sequence ATGCTCAAGATAGACGTTCACACACATATCTTGCCTCGCGACATTCCGGCGTGGAAAGGTAAGTTTGGCTATGGCGGTTTTATTTCGCTCGATCATTATAAACCGTGCTGCGCAACGATGGTGCGGGATGACGGTAAGGCTTTTCGAGATGTTGGGGAAAATTGCTGGTCAGCCGAAAAGCGGATCGAGGAATGCGACGCATCGGGCGTGACGGTTCAGGTGCTTTCGACCGTACCCGTAATGTTTAGCTATTGGGCAAAGCCGGCGGACGGGGCGGAGATCGCCAGGTTTCTGAATGACCACATTGCCGAGATCGTCGGCAAGTATCCAATGCGATTTGTTGGGCTTGGGACGTTGCCAATGCAGGATACGGAACTTGCGATCCGTGAACTCGAACGATGCAAGCAGATCGGGTTGGCGGGAGTGCAGATCGGTACGAACGTCAATCAATTAAACCTAAGCGAACCGCAATTCTTTGAGATATTTGCCGCGTGTGACCGTCTGGGAATGGCGATCTTTGTGCATCCCTGGGATATGGCGGGCGAGGCCGATATGCAGAAATATTGGCTGCCGTGGCTAGTCGGAATGCCGGCGGAGGTTTCGCGTGCGATCTGTTCGCTGATCTTTTCAGGCGTGCTCGAACGCCTTCCGAATTTACGAATTTGCTTTGCTCACGGCGGCGGTGCATTTCCGGCAACGATCGGCCGTATAGAACACGGCATTAACGTCCGACCGGATCTATTCCCGGACAATCCACACGGTCCGCGAAAATATTTGAGCAATCTGTACTTTGACTCGCTGGTCCACGACGCGGCAACGCTTGAATATCTCGTTGATCTTGTTGGCTCCGGCCGGATCGCTCTTGGAACCGATTATCCATTTCCGCTCGGCGAACTCGAACCCGGGAAATTGATCGGATCAATGCCGTATGACGATGCGACTAAAGCAGAGCTATTCAGCGGAACTGCACTTAGTTGGCTCGGACTGGAAAGTGACCGCTTTGTCTGA
- a CDS encoding 3-hydroxyanthranilate 3,4-dioxygenase, which translates to MGIRLPFNFKQWIDEHRQLLRPPVGNQCVYDDGDFIVMVVGGPNSRKDYHWDEGEELFYQLEGDIKVQIQEDGKAVEVAIREGEMFLLPPRIPHNPIRGENTVGLVIERKRQTGELDGLMWFCENCNEKLYEEYFQLDDITTQFQGVYGKFYSSEDLRTCKDCGTVMEPPANRE; encoded by the coding sequence ATGGGTATTCGACTCCCCTTCAATTTCAAACAGTGGATCGACGAGCATCGGCAATTGCTGCGGCCGCCGGTCGGTAATCAATGCGTTTACGATGACGGCGATTTTATCGTGATGGTCGTCGGTGGGCCGAACTCGCGCAAGGACTATCATTGGGATGAGGGCGAAGAGCTTTTTTACCAACTTGAAGGCGATATAAAAGTTCAAATCCAGGAAGACGGCAAGGCGGTCGAGGTTGCAATTCGCGAGGGCGAGATGTTTCTGCTCCCGCCTCGCATTCCGCACAATCCGATTCGTGGCGAGAATACCGTCGGTCTCGTTATCGAACGAAAACGCCAAACGGGCGAACTCGACGGCCTGATGTGGTTCTGCGAGAACTGCAACGAAAAACTCTACGAAGAGTACTTTCAGCTTGACGACATCACGACGCAATTTCAGGGCGTTTATGGGAAATTTTACAGCTCCGAAGATCTACGAACCTGCAAAGATTGCGGTACGGTGATGGAACCGCCCGCCAATCGTGAGTGA
- a CDS encoding WG repeat-containing protein, giving the protein MQRVEVNMRRLTLLIHLFFLILMATCFIGCGKTSGDTTLKLVKHGSGVTDEVSIRKLFWIKTNGKAGCIDSDGDIAIEAKFDDIRCDANGLLLIQSGKLFGYANQKGEIVIEPQFDFADEFRDGMAVVRVDGKFGYLNSLADFAIEPKFDFAKPFSEGFAIVGVDGLGFLGYQFRRSRSIFIKKDGVMAFPLSTFFAGQAFSEGLAKVWVGKEQGFISNRGEFVIPPRGSDIGEFHEGYATIWSDNRLGYVNASGEIVIPAQFKQAGQFSEGIAPVAFESGKYGFIDKNGKTVIEAQFETADNFYEGRALVSLDSKKGYIDRTGKVVIPIQFGGADRFRNGLAQFSFQDGNVPYDETKWGYVDVSGKIVWNPTN; this is encoded by the coding sequence ATGCAACGGGTCGAAGTGAATATGCGGCGGCTAACGTTATTGATTCATCTGTTTTTTCTGATCCTGATGGCAACTTGTTTTATAGGTTGTGGCAAAACATCAGGTGATACGACTCTTAAACTAGTAAAACACGGATCGGGAGTTACGGACGAAGTAAGCATCAGGAAACTCTTCTGGATAAAAACGAACGGTAAAGCAGGGTGTATAGATAGCGACGGAGACATAGCGATCGAGGCTAAGTTCGACGATATTCGGTGTGACGCCAATGGGTTACTACTGATCCAATCGGGCAAGCTGTTTGGATATGCCAACCAAAAAGGGGAGATTGTAATTGAACCACAATTCGACTTCGCCGATGAATTTAGGGACGGAATGGCTGTCGTTCGCGTAGATGGGAAGTTTGGCTACTTGAATTCCCTTGCTGATTTCGCGATCGAACCGAAGTTTGACTTCGCCAAGCCTTTTTCAGAAGGATTTGCAATTGTGGGTGTCGATGGCTTGGGCTTTTTGGGCTATCAATTTCGAAGGTCAAGGTCCATATTCATAAAAAAAGACGGTGTAATGGCATTTCCTCTTTCTACCTTTTTCGCGGGTCAGGCATTCTCCGAGGGGCTTGCCAAAGTTTGGGTCGGGAAGGAACAGGGTTTTATTAGTAATCGAGGGGAATTTGTTATTCCACCGCGAGGAAGCGACATTGGAGAATTTCACGAAGGTTACGCCACGATCTGGTCCGATAACCGGTTGGGCTACGTTAACGCATCGGGCGAGATCGTCATTCCGGCCCAATTCAAACAAGCCGGTCAATTCTCGGAGGGCATAGCGCCTGTTGCATTTGAAAGCGGAAAATACGGTTTCATAGACAAGAATGGAAAAACGGTCATTGAGGCGCAATTTGAAACCGCAGACAATTTTTACGAAGGCCGAGCGTTGGTTAGCCTAGATAGTAAAAAGGGCTACATCGACAGAACTGGAAAAGTAGTGATTCCAATTCAATTTGGCGGGGCTGATCGTTTCCGGAATGGATTAGCACAATTTTCATTTCAAGACGGCAACGTTCCATATGACGAAACAAAATGGGGATACGTCGACGTATCAGGTAAAATCGTTTGGAATCCGACTAATTGA
- a CDS encoding DUF1697 domain-containing protein: MRYIALLRGINVGGNNMIKMETLRGTFAGIGFENVNSYINSGNLAFDTTRTDDGKLATAIHDAITRDFGFDISVMVRSNAEIDELIAGNPFEGQFESDKDLHLFFLNEELSDDQKSLCLTQATDNEQFAFSGRHIYCLLKISILDSAVGKGFIDKKLKVATTARNWRTVKKIVGR; encoded by the coding sequence ATGAGATATATTGCCTTGCTCCGCGGCATCAACGTCGGCGGCAACAATATGATCAAGATGGAGACTCTGCGGGGGACGTTCGCAGGGATCGGTTTTGAAAATGTTAATAGCTATATTAACAGCGGCAACCTCGCTTTTGACACAACGAGGACCGATGACGGCAAATTGGCGACAGCTATACACGACGCTATCACCCGGGATTTCGGGTTCGATATTTCCGTGATGGTTCGCTCAAATGCGGAGATCGACGAGTTGATCGCCGGTAACCCGTTTGAGGGACAGTTTGAGAGCGACAAAGACCTTCATCTATTCTTTCTCAACGAAGAGCTTTCTGATGATCAAAAAAGTCTCTGCTTAACTCAAGCCACCGACAACGAACAATTCGCCTTTTCCGGCCGGCATATATACTGTCTATTGAAGATCAGCATCCTCGACAGTGCAGTCGGCAAGGGCTTTATCGACAAAAAGCTAAAGGTCGCGACGACGGCAAGAAATTGGCGGACGGTTAAAAAGATAGTGGGGCGTTAG
- a CDS encoding NAD(P)-dependent alcohol dehydrogenase has protein sequence MIQTKGYATYDKDAKFVPFEFERREVGPNDILIDIEYAGICHSDIHTAKNEWEAMMPTVYPVVPGHEIVGRVSQVGETVTKFKVGDVAGIGCFVDSCRECSPCKDGFQQFCYKGAAYTYSGTYMDRVTPTYGGYSNNYVVDENYALKVKAEGDLAGVAPLMCAGITTYSPLRRFGVGPGQNVGVVGLGGLGHMGVKIAVAMGANVTVFSTSPSKEADAKALGAHNFVVTTDPANLAPLTGTFNFILDTVSADHDVNTYINLLGIRGAMVVVGVPPSPNVIHSFGLIFGNKTLAGSLIGGIPETQEMLDFCADHGITSDVEVIKPDYIEAAYDRTIKSDVRYRFVIDMKNA, from the coding sequence ATGATACAAACAAAAGGTTACGCAACATATGATAAGGACGCCAAGTTCGTTCCGTTCGAATTCGAACGCCGCGAAGTTGGCCCAAATGACATTCTGATCGATATCGAGTACGCGGGCATTTGCCACTCGGATATTCACACAGCAAAAAACGAGTGGGAAGCTATGATGCCGACCGTTTATCCGGTCGTGCCTGGCCACGAGATCGTCGGGCGTGTGTCGCAAGTTGGCGAAACGGTTACAAAGTTTAAGGTCGGTGATGTTGCCGGAATCGGTTGCTTTGTTGATTCATGCCGCGAATGCTCACCGTGCAAGGATGGATTTCAACAGTTCTGTTACAAAGGCGCCGCATATACTTACAGCGGTACGTATATGGATCGCGTGACTCCGACCTACGGCGGATATTCGAACAATTACGTGGTTGACGAAAACTACGCGCTCAAGGTTAAAGCCGAAGGCGATCTTGCGGGAGTTGCTCCGCTAATGTGTGCCGGTATTACGACCTACTCGCCGCTGCGGCGTTTTGGAGTCGGACCGGGACAAAATGTGGGCGTCGTCGGTCTCGGCGGACTCGGCCATATGGGCGTGAAGATCGCGGTCGCAATGGGCGCCAATGTTACGGTGTTTAGCACATCGCCATCGAAAGAAGCCGACGCTAAGGCCTTGGGTGCTCATAACTTTGTCGTGACGACTGATCCGGCCAATCTTGCGCCGCTTACCGGTACATTCAACTTTATCCTCGATACTGTTTCGGCGGACCATGATGTCAATACCTACATCAATCTGCTCGGCATTCGCGGAGCAATGGTCGTGGTCGGCGTGCCGCCAAGTCCGAATGTAATTCACTCATTCGGACTGATCTTCGGCAACAAAACTCTCGCAGGGTCACTGATCGGCGGCATTCCCGAAACGCAGGAGATGCTGGATTTCTGCGCCGATCACGGCATTACGTCGGATGTCGAAGTGATCAAGCCCGACTATATCGAAGCGGCGTACGACCGAACCATAAAGTCGGATGTGCGGTATCGTTTTGTCATCGATATGAAAAATGCGTAG
- a CDS encoding RidA family protein — protein MIENIVNSGKAPEPVGLYPHARRVGNLLFLSGVGPRERGTKTIPGVELNDAGEIISYDIETQCRSVFQNVRFIVEDAGSSWDKIVDVTVFLTNMKDDFATYNRIYAEYFAENRPCRTTVEITKLPTPIAIELKVIATIE, from the coding sequence ATGATCGAGAACATCGTTAACTCAGGCAAGGCACCGGAACCGGTCGGTTTGTACCCGCACGCCCGACGCGTGGGTAATTTGCTTTTCCTGTCCGGTGTTGGCCCGCGTGAGCGGGGAACCAAGACCATACCCGGCGTTGAGCTTAATGACGCGGGCGAGATCATCTCGTACGACATCGAAACTCAGTGCCGGTCGGTGTTTCAGAATGTTCGATTTATCGTTGAGGACGCTGGCTCGTCGTGGGACAAGATCGTCGATGTGACCGTGTTTTTGACGAATATGAAGGATGATTTCGCAACGTATAACCGCATTTACGCAGAGTATTTTGCGGAGAATCGGCCGTGCCGAACGACGGTAGAGATAACCAAGCTTCCGACGCCTATCGCTATCGAGCTAAAGGTGATCGCAACAATTGAATAA
- the msrA gene encoding peptide-methionine (S)-S-oxide reductase MsrA, protein MQRFYTRASVTLLVLLSVSSMAAAADQTAVFAGGCFWGVEAVFEHVKGVKSVVSGYTGGSRSTANYEEVSGGETDHAESVKILFDPAQVSFQQLLFVFFSVAHDPTQFNMQGPDHGRQYRSAIFYTDETQRKAALDFIKAVDASKALTSAVVTEVVPLKAFYNAEEYHQNFMRKNPNDPYIIVNDKPKVDALKQKFPDLYTNQK, encoded by the coding sequence ATGCAGAGATTTTATACGAGAGCGAGCGTCACTTTGTTGGTTTTATTATCGGTTTCATCAATGGCCGCCGCGGCCGATCAGACCGCCGTCTTTGCCGGTGGCTGCTTCTGGGGTGTTGAGGCAGTTTTCGAGCACGTAAAGGGCGTCAAGAGTGTCGTCTCCGGCTACACCGGCGGATCCAGGTCAACTGCTAACTATGAGGAGGTCTCCGGCGGCGAAACCGATCACGCCGAGTCGGTCAAGATCCTTTTCGATCCCGCACAAGTCAGTTTTCAGCAATTACTTTTTGTTTTTTTCAGCGTTGCCCACGACCCCACGCAATTTAATATGCAAGGCCCCGATCACGGCCGCCAATACCGTTCCGCGATATTCTACACCGACGAAACTCAGCGGAAGGCCGCACTCGACTTTATAAAGGCCGTCGATGCGTCAAAAGCTTTGACGAGTGCGGTCGTGACCGAGGTCGTTCCGCTCAAAGCGTTTTACAACGCCGAGGAATACCATCAAAACTTTATGAGAAAGAACCCGAACGACCCGTATATTATCGTAAACGACAAACCGAAGGTCGACGCCCTAAAACAGAAGTTCCCGGACTTATATACCAATCAAAAATAG
- the pepT gene encoding peptidase T, whose amino-acid sequence MSRFLRYVKIDTQSAEDQPASPSTKKQLDLSNLLAKELKDLGVQNVRISSEGIVYGLVTGNLADNKAVPTIGFIAHVDTSPSVSGANVNPIIHKNYQGGDIVLPADKTQIITVEQNPDLKNLIGDDIITADGTTLLGSDDKAGCAELMTMIDTLKQNPSIKHGDIAIAFTPDEEVGGPMDQFDIKGWGAKFAYTVDGEQLGDISNETWSARTATVTFHGKSTHPGTAKGILINSAYAAGDFLANFPDMVAHRPETTEGREGFVHPYSATMSEETSTIKILLRNFDINGLAKQEEAVRSVISRTQAKFPNVKIDYKSELGYLNMKEVLKDYPQLTDYAIEAAKRAGIKAELRPIRGGTDGSRLTTRGLPTPNLFTGGHNFHGKLEFNSRNGLEKSTETLVHLVQVWAEKSK is encoded by the coding sequence ATGTCGCGGTTTCTTCGCTATGTGAAGATCGACACTCAATCTGCAGAGGACCAACCGGCGTCACCGAGCACCAAAAAGCAGCTCGATCTTTCGAATTTACTGGCAAAAGAATTGAAAGATCTTGGTGTCCAGAATGTACGTATTAGCAGTGAAGGCATAGTTTACGGTTTGGTAACAGGCAATCTGGCCGATAATAAAGCTGTGCCGACGATCGGCTTTATCGCGCACGTGGATACTTCGCCGTCGGTTTCCGGCGCAAATGTTAACCCGATCATTCATAAAAATTATCAGGGCGGCGATATTGTCTTACCCGCCGATAAAACCCAGATCATTACGGTAGAACAAAACCCCGATCTCAAGAATCTGATCGGCGATGACATCATTACGGCGGACGGCACGACTCTGTTGGGCAGCGATGACAAAGCGGGATGTGCCGAGCTAATGACGATGATCGATACGCTCAAACAGAATCCATCGATCAAGCACGGCGACATTGCTATTGCATTTACACCTGACGAAGAGGTAGGCGGGCCGATGGATCAATTTGACATCAAAGGCTGGGGTGCAAAATTTGCCTACACGGTCGATGGCGAACAACTCGGCGATATCTCAAACGAGACGTGGTCGGCACGAACGGCGACCGTTACGTTTCACGGCAAATCGACTCATCCGGGAACCGCTAAAGGGATCCTGATAAATTCGGCGTATGCCGCCGGAGACTTTCTGGCAAATTTCCCGGATATGGTGGCGCACCGTCCTGAGACGACCGAGGGCCGTGAGGGATTTGTCCATCCGTATTCCGCGACGATGAGTGAGGAGACATCGACCATCAAAATATTGCTGCGAAACTTTGACATCAATGGGCTGGCAAAACAAGAGGAAGCCGTGCGTTCGGTGATTTCCCGAACTCAGGCAAAATTTCCGAATGTTAAGATCGATTACAAGAGTGAGCTCGGCTATCTGAATATGAAGGAAGTTCTAAAAGACTATCCGCAACTCACGGACTATGCCATCGAGGCGGCAAAGCGTGCCGGGATCAAGGCCGAACTTCGTCCGATACGCGGCGGCACCGATGGTTCGCGTTTGACGACACGCGGGCTTCCGACGCCGAATCTGTTTACCGGCGGCCACAATTTTCACGGGAAATTAGAATTCAACTCGCGGAACGGATTGGAGAAATCAACCGAGACTCTGGTGCACTTGGTGCAGGTGTGGGCGGAAAAATCAAAGTAG
- a CDS encoding aldehyde dehydrogenase, with protein MEQLQNYIGGKMSEPASRKYLENFDPSNGSVYSLIPDSDELDVQAAVDAAAAAFPKWSATSAEERHDVLMRVAALIERDLESLALAESVDQGKPVSLARNVDIPRAIANFKFYATAAMHTVSESHESVGQGAVNYTLRQPLGVVGCISPWNLPLYLFTWKIAPAIAAGCTVVAKPSEVTPMTAYLLSKLCIEAGLPPGVLNIVHGLGPKVGSAIVAHSDVKAISFTGGTKTGEEIARVAAPMFKKLSLELGGKNPNIIFADCNYDEMLATTVRSSFSNQGEICLCGSRIFIERAIFDRFKRDFIERVQALKVGDPLLAETSVGAIVSKPHFDKIMSYIDLARAEGGTALTGGRAVAGDGRCAGGWFIEPTVIEGLTYDCRTNQEEIFGPVVTIMPFDTEDEVLAFANSVRYGLSATVWTENLSRAHRLAASLESGIVWINCWLLRDLRTPFGGVKDSGVGREGGFEALKFFTEEKNVCIRLFDLPA; from the coding sequence ATGGAGCAACTGCAGAACTATATTGGCGGGAAAATGTCGGAACCGGCGTCGCGAAAATATCTGGAGAATTTCGACCCTTCAAACGGTTCGGTTTATTCATTGATACCGGATTCGGACGAACTCGATGTACAGGCGGCGGTCGATGCTGCCGCGGCGGCCTTCCCAAAATGGTCTGCTACATCGGCAGAGGAAAGACACGACGTTCTGATGCGGGTGGCCGCCCTGATCGAACGTGATCTCGAATCATTGGCCTTGGCAGAATCTGTCGATCAGGGGAAACCCGTTTCGCTTGCCCGCAACGTCGATATCCCGCGTGCGATCGCCAATTTTAAGTTTTATGCGACGGCGGCGATGCACACTGTAAGCGAATCGCACGAGAGTGTCGGGCAAGGTGCGGTCAATTATACTTTGCGGCAACCGCTCGGCGTTGTTGGGTGCATAAGCCCTTGGAATCTGCCGCTATACCTCTTTACCTGGAAGATCGCACCGGCTATCGCCGCCGGATGCACAGTCGTCGCTAAGCCATCGGAAGTAACGCCGATGACCGCTTATTTATTGTCAAAACTCTGTATCGAGGCAGGTCTGCCGCCCGGTGTACTGAATATCGTACACGGCCTCGGGCCGAAAGTCGGTTCGGCAATAGTTGCCCATTCGGACGTTAAGGCCATCTCGTTCACCGGCGGCACCAAGACGGGCGAAGAGATCGCACGCGTGGCCGCACCGATGTTCAAAAAACTTTCGCTTGAGCTTGGAGGCAAGAACCCGAATATAATTTTTGCCGATTGCAATTATGATGAAATGCTGGCAACCACAGTCCGGTCATCGTTCTCAAATCAAGGCGAGATCTGTCTGTGCGGTTCACGGATATTTATCGAGCGGGCGATATTTGATCGATTCAAGAGAGACTTTATCGAGCGGGTGCAAGCTCTAAAGGTCGGCGACCCGCTACTTGCCGAGACATCGGTCGGGGCGATCGTCTCGAAACCGCACTTTGACAAGATAATGTCGTACATTGATCTGGCTCGGGCCGAAGGCGGGACGGCGCTGACGGGCGGTCGGGCTGTGGCAGGCGACGGCCGATGTGCCGGCGGGTGGTTTATCGAACCGACCGTGATCGAAGGGCTCACATACGACTGCCGGACAAATCAGGAAGAGATATTCGGGCCTGTGGTGACAATTATGCCCTTCGATACTGAGGACGAGGTTTTGGCATTCGCTAACAGCGTTCGCTACGGGCTTTCGGCAACGGTCTGGACAGAAAATTTGTCTCGTGCTCACCGCCTTGCGGCGTCTTTGGAAAGCGGCATTGTCTGGATCAACTGCTGGCTGCTGCGAGATCTTCGAACGCCGTTCGGCGGCGTCAAGGACTCGGGCGTAGGGCGCGAAGGCGGATTTGAGGCGCTAAAGTTCTTTACGGAAGAAAAGAATGTCTGTATTCGGCTGTTTGATCTGCCTGCGTAA